Proteins encoded by one window of Monoglobus pectinilyticus:
- a CDS encoding copper amine oxidase N-terminal domain-containing protein codes for MKKNFKKLSVAAVIFALFTAVMSFQIFASTDVITVFVDGEQINFDVDPVTENDRTLVPMRAIFEALGATVTWDETTQTAIAVKDVNTIKITIDSNIMYKNEESIILDVPARMIEDRTLVPIRAVSESLDAAVDWIEETQQVIITGTAPVPTAIISENTPSPIPEPTAVAVTKPTPGTSTEGSIKASELTDSDMKKLKDSAENLRYSYEQTLLPYLLYNTNNFYNYLNEKPEELKNTIKNEWYLAVERAILNIQLESESTYIIDNTFLEDAPDLDVMYNAYKNIITKADLDFEDIVEEIKIESINNSTKAAVIIFKDADSTYSIECKCVALTADSSDNRQCYTMEGDFLTTDSWFFCFINTNSRGTIGYFTKVSDSKDYSAFIAMIKFAVGKEFK; via the coding sequence ATGAAAAAGAATTTTAAAAAACTTTCTGTCGCTGCAGTAATTTTTGCACTGTTTACGGCAGTAATGTCATTTCAGATTTTTGCATCCACTGATGTAATAACTGTTTTTGTTGACGGAGAACAAATTAATTTTGATGTTGATCCTGTCACCGAAAATGACAGAACTTTGGTTCCAATGCGTGCTATATTTGAAGCTTTGGGAGCAACAGTAACTTGGGATGAAACAACACAAACCGCAATAGCTGTAAAAGATGTCAATACGATTAAAATAACTATAGACAGCAATATAATGTACAAAAATGAGGAATCCATAATTTTAGATGTTCCCGCCAGAATGATAGAAGATAGAACCTTAGTACCTATTCGTGCCGTTTCAGAAAGCCTTGATGCAGCTGTAGACTGGATAGAAGAAACACAACAAGTTATTATAACCGGAACAGCTCCGGTTCCCACAGCTATAATATCTGAAAACACTCCTTCACCAATTCCTGAACCGACTGCTGTTGCAGTTACTAAACCAACTCCTGGCACTTCAACTGAAGGGTCAATTAAAGCAAGTGAATTAACTGACTCTGACATGAAAAAGCTAAAAGACTCAGCAGAAAATTTGAGATATTCATATGAACAGACATTGCTTCCATATTTACTTTATAATACAAATAATTTTTATAACTATCTAAACGAAAAACCGGAAGAGTTAAAGAACACTATAAAAAATGAATGGTATTTGGCAGTAGAACGTGCTATTCTTAACATTCAGCTGGAATCCGAATCAACTTACATAATTGATAATACATTTTTAGAAGATGCTCCCGATTTAGATGTAATGTATAACGCATATAAAAATATTATTACTAAGGCAGATTTAGATTTTGAAGATATAGTCGAAGAAATTAAAATAGAAAGTATTAATAATTCAACTAAAGCAGCAGTTATCATATTCAAAGACGCTGACAGTACCTACAGTATTGAATGCAAATGCGTCGCTCTTACAGCTGATTCTTCAGACAACCGTCAATGTTATACTATGGAAGGAGATTTTCTGACAACAGACTCTTGGTTCTTCTGCTTTATCAATACTAACAGCCGCGGTACAATTGGTTATTTTACCAAAGTAAGTGACAGTAAAGATTATTCAGCCTTTATTGCAATGATAAAATTTGCTGTAGGCAAAGAGTTTAAATAA
- a CDS encoding GNAT family N-acetyltransferase, whose amino-acid sequence MVIIIGGASHSGKTFLSKKLIEKYKIPCTNLDHIKMGLIRGFNDCGFSAVDSDETIAEKMWGFIEGFIGTCIENNQNTILEGCYFPCEKVKKLLCDDLTVVFIVLSKQYIIENFDKIIKYENIVEDRKFPESREIKFFINENERIKEECIKYELPYFEITDNYFEGLEKILEYIKSKAVKICRYSHNDINEICSMFCDTVKHINKRDYTAEQIAAWMGGIDKDKWDKSLSEHFSLEVKVMGKIAAFGDIDGEYLDRLYVHKDFQGLGYGKIILDSLEEQAIQSGFKRIWTCASITAKGFFERYGYKVIKRQQVERKDVLLTNYVMEKHFEQEYSNGI is encoded by the coding sequence ATGGTGATTATAATAGGAGGAGCGAGCCATAGCGGAAAAACTTTTTTATCTAAAAAGCTGATTGAAAAGTATAAAATTCCCTGCACTAACTTAGACCATATAAAAATGGGATTGATACGCGGCTTTAATGACTGCGGTTTTTCAGCAGTTGACAGTGATGAGACAATAGCAGAAAAGATGTGGGGATTTATAGAAGGTTTCATCGGAACCTGTATTGAAAATAATCAAAATACAATTTTGGAAGGCTGCTATTTTCCATGTGAAAAGGTTAAAAAACTTTTATGTGATGATTTAACTGTTGTTTTTATTGTATTGTCAAAACAATATATTATTGAAAACTTTGATAAGATAATAAAATACGAAAATATAGTTGAAGATAGAAAATTCCCGGAGAGCAGAGAAATTAAATTTTTTATTAATGAAAATGAGAGAATAAAGGAAGAGTGTATTAAATATGAACTTCCGTATTTTGAGATAACCGATAATTATTTCGAAGGACTGGAAAAGATACTTGAATATATTAAAAGTAAAGCGGTTAAAATTTGCCGTTATTCACATAATGATATTAATGAAATATGTAGTATGTTTTGCGATACCGTGAAACATATCAACAAAAGAGATTATACTGCAGAACAGATTGCCGCTTGGATGGGCGGTATAGATAAAGATAAGTGGGACAAATCATTATCTGAGCATTTTTCTTTAGAAGTAAAGGTAATGGGGAAGATTGCCGCGTTTGGAGATATAGACGGAGAATATTTGGATAGACTGTATGTTCATAAAGACTTTCAGGGATTGGGATACGGAAAAATCATTTTGGATTCACTCGAAGAGCAAGCTATACAGTCAGGATTTAAAAGGATTTGGACATGTGCGTCTATAACTGCAAAAGGTTTTTTTGAGAGATATGGTTATAAAGTGATAAAACGTCAACAAGTTGAAAGAAAAGATGTTTTATTGACTAATTATGTTATGGAAAAGCATTTTGAACAGGAGTATAGCAATGGAATATAA
- the rnc gene encoding ribonuclease III, producing MEYNYKFKNKKLFDLAMTHISLANDLHIESNQRLEFLGDSVLSFVVATYIYNEYKKVDEGVLTELRANAVCEKTLAIAARNLKLGEDLKFGKSERMSGGKDKDSVLADAYEALLAAIYLDSGIESAKDFIMDTIGSMIGDTSYVELENYKSEIQSYYQKRDRNREVVKYRLVNKNGPDHDPTFFVEALYRDEVIGKGEGKNRKSAEQEAAKAALAKVKGSKE from the coding sequence ATGGAATATAATTATAAATTTAAAAATAAAAAACTATTTGATTTGGCAATGACGCATATTTCACTTGCCAATGATCTTCATATAGAAAGCAATCAGCGGCTTGAATTTTTGGGTGATAGCGTTCTCTCGTTTGTGGTTGCTACTTATATTTATAATGAATATAAGAAGGTGGACGAGGGAGTATTGACAGAACTTCGCGCAAATGCAGTGTGTGAAAAGACTTTGGCTATTGCTGCCAGAAATCTTAAACTTGGAGAGGATTTAAAGTTTGGAAAGTCTGAACGTATGTCAGGCGGAAAGGATAAAGATTCCGTTTTGGCTGACGCATATGAGGCGTTACTGGCGGCTATTTATTTAGATAGCGGAATAGAAAGCGCAAAAGACTTTATTATGGATACAATAGGCAGCATGATAGGCGATACTTCTTATGTTGAACTGGAAAACTATAAGTCTGAAATACAGAGTTATTATCAAAAGCGTGATAGAAACAGAGAAGTTGTTAAGTATCGTTTGGTAAATAAAAATGGACCTGACCATGACCCGACGTTTTTTGTGGAAGCGCTGTACCGTGATGAAGTAATCGGCAAAGGCGAGGGAAAAAACCGAAAAAGCGCAGAGCAGGAAGCCGCAAAAGCTGCGCTTGCTAAGGTTAAGGGAAGTAAGGAATAG
- the fabF gene encoding beta-ketoacyl-ACP synthase II: MNRVVVTGVGGVTPVGIGREEIWENIKNGVSGIGTITRFDPTDFACHVGAEVKDFQVTDYIDKKEAKRMDLFVQYAVAGAKMAIEDAKLDMDSEDPTRVGVMVGSGIGGINTLCEQHKRMLEKGPGKVSPFMIPMMISNMAVGQIGIMFNCKGINMTTVSACASGTDSIGHAMLAVQRGDADVIIAGGAEATINELALAGFSSMKALTTRNDIPEKACSPFDANRDGFIMGEGSGILIIESLEHALQRGANIIAELVGYGSTNDAYHMTAPAPEGEGGARCLALAVKDAGIKPEDIDYINAHGTSTPYNDKFETAAIKTVFGDHAYKLAVSSTKSMTGHMLGAAGGVEGIITALAVKDDYLPPTINLETPDPECDLDYVPNKGRKSEINYAISNSLGFGGHNASIVFKKYTD; this comes from the coding sequence ATGAATAGAGTGGTTGTAACAGGCGTTGGGGGAGTTACCCCGGTTGGTATAGGCAGAGAAGAAATTTGGGAAAATATTAAAAACGGTGTATCAGGCATTGGCACTATTACAAGATTTGACCCAACAGATTTTGCATGTCATGTTGGAGCTGAGGTCAAAGACTTTCAGGTTACAGATTATATTGATAAAAAAGAAGCTAAGCGTATGGACTTGTTTGTACAGTATGCGGTTGCCGGAGCTAAAATGGCTATTGAGGACGCAAAACTTGATATGGACAGTGAAGACCCAACTAGAGTAGGCGTTATGGTTGGATCCGGAATCGGCGGAATAAACACCTTATGTGAACAGCATAAAAGAATGCTTGAGAAGGGGCCGGGAAAGGTTTCTCCATTTATGATACCGATGATGATTTCAAATATGGCCGTAGGTCAAATTGGAATTATGTTTAATTGTAAAGGTATTAATATGACTACTGTTTCTGCGTGTGCTTCCGGAACTGATTCTATTGGTCATGCAATGCTTGCCGTTCAGCGCGGAGACGCTGACGTTATAATAGCGGGCGGAGCTGAGGCTACTATAAATGAACTTGCTTTGGCTGGATTTTCATCAATGAAGGCTTTAACAACCAGAAACGATATACCTGAGAAAGCATGTTCACCTTTTGACGCTAATCGAGATGGTTTTATTATGGGCGAAGGCAGTGGTATTCTTATAATCGAAAGTTTGGAACATGCGCTTCAGAGAGGAGCTAACATAATAGCAGAACTTGTTGGATATGGCTCAACGAATGACGCATATCATATGACGGCTCCTGCTCCTGAAGGTGAAGGCGGTGCAAGGTGTTTAGCACTGGCTGTCAAAGACGCCGGAATAAAACCTGAAGATATTGACTATATAAATGCTCATGGAACATCAACACCTTATAATGATAAGTTTGAAACTGCAGCAATTAAGACTGTTTTTGGGGACCATGCATATAAGCTGGCTGTAAGCTCAACCAAATCCATGACGGGACATATGCTTGGCGCTGCCGGCGGAGTTGAGGGAATAATTACAGCACTTGCTGTTAAAGACGACTATTTGCCGCCTACGATTAATCTCGAAACCCCTGACCCTGAATGTGATTTGGACTATGTTCCTAATAAGGGCAGAAAGTCTGAAATAAATTATGCTATATCGAATTCATTAGGATTTGGCGGACATAATGCTTCTATCGTGTTTAAGAAGTATACTGATTAG
- a CDS encoding sce7726 family protein, producing MLEMEMKDAFFWYLDSKYEKVRVIEEKVIGKSRADVVAVLPDRIIGYELKSDSDSYQRLLTQVKDYDKFFDFNYLVVGESHKKHAGEHVPEHWGIVTVSKDTGVNIMREAEHNKKAKMRWQLSLLWRSELLNIQLENGLHKYSQKSKYFVIKYLMEKVETEKLKHQICNELFERDYTLLSE from the coding sequence ATGCTTGAGATGGAGATGAAAGACGCCTTTTTTTGGTATTTGGATTCAAAATATGAGAAAGTAAGAGTTATAGAGGAAAAGGTAATAGGGAAATCGCGTGCGGATGTTGTTGCGGTTTTACCGGATAGAATAATAGGGTATGAACTTAAAAGTGACAGCGACAGTTATCAGCGACTTTTAACACAGGTTAAAGACTATGATAAATTTTTTGATTTCAATTACTTAGTGGTTGGAGAAAGTCACAAAAAACATGCTGGTGAACATGTGCCGGAACACTGGGGTATTGTGACAGTATCAAAGGATACGGGAGTAAATATTATGCGCGAGGCCGAACATAACAAAAAAGCTAAAATGCGCTGGCAGCTGTCATTGCTGTGGAGGAGCGAGCTTCTAAACATCCAGCTTGAGAACGGACTGCATAAATACAGTCAAAAAAGCAAATATTTTGTTATAAAATATTTAATGGAAAAAGTTGAAACCGAAAAATTAAAGCATCAGATTTGCAATGAACTTTTTGAGAGAGACTATACATTGCTGTCAGAATAA
- a CDS encoding elongator complex protein 3 produces MRKYNIPIFIPHEGCGHDCVFCNQRKITGIQSSVSPDKAKEEIAQYLSTIKSEDCQIEIAYFGGSFTGLDMELQREFLEAASGFKDERIIGIRMSTRPDYINKEILEQCVEFGVKTIELGVQSASNRVLELNRRGHVFEDVIRAAEMIKSFGIELGLQMMLGMYGSDPETDIETCRKIIELEPKCTRIYPTLVLSGTALESLYIRGEYIPYTLETAVSTAKRCLLMFRKAGVEVIRIGLYPGEDLRSEGNIVAGPFHSAFGELVENAVYKDKIEEEIIQKRLRDCDYEIIAPSSETSKIIGQKKCNKEYFFKKYGVRIKVKNRLG; encoded by the coding sequence ATGCGAAAATATAATATACCTATTTTTATTCCTCATGAAGGATGCGGACATGATTGTGTGTTCTGCAATCAAAGAAAGATAACAGGGATTCAAAGTTCGGTTTCTCCTGATAAAGCTAAAGAGGAAATAGCTCAGTATCTTTCAACAATAAAATCTGAAGATTGTCAGATTGAAATAGCCTACTTTGGAGGAAGTTTTACCGGTCTTGATATGGAGCTGCAGCGAGAATTCTTGGAGGCAGCTTCGGGATTTAAAGACGAACGGATAATCGGAATAAGAATGTCTACCAGGCCTGACTATATAAATAAAGAAATTTTAGAGCAATGTGTGGAGTTTGGAGTTAAAACAATTGAGCTGGGCGTTCAGTCAGCCAGTAACAGAGTTCTCGAACTGAACAGAAGAGGGCATGTTTTTGAAGATGTAATTCGTGCGGCGGAAATGATAAAATCATTCGGAATAGAACTTGGGCTTCAGATGATGCTGGGAATGTATGGCTCAGACCCGGAAACCGATATTGAAACATGCAGGAAAATTATAGAGCTTGAACCCAAATGCACACGAATATATCCTACTCTAGTGCTTAGCGGAACAGCGCTTGAGAGTTTATACATCCGCGGAGAATACATACCATATACTCTTGAAACTGCTGTCAGCACTGCGAAAAGGTGTTTGCTGATGTTTAGGAAAGCAGGAGTAGAGGTTATTAGAATTGGGCTTTATCCGGGAGAGGACTTGAGAAGCGAGGGGAATATTGTGGCAGGCCCTTTTCACTCTGCATTTGGGGAACTTGTTGAAAACGCTGTATACAAGGATAAAATTGAGGAAGAGATTATACAGAAGAGATTAAGGGACTGTGATTATGAGATAATAGCGCCGTCTTCAGAGACATCAAAAATAATTGGACAGAAAAAGTGCAATAAGGAGTATTTTTTTAAAAAATACGGAGTTAGAATAAAAGTAAAAAACCGGTTAGGGTGA
- the acpP gene encoding acyl carrier protein, protein MEIFEKVKEITVDQLGVSEDAVTMEASFIDDLEADSLDIVELMMALEEEFDIEIPDEDAEKITAVKDAVEYIKEHQD, encoded by the coding sequence ATGGAAATTTTTGAAAAAGTAAAGGAAATCACAGTTGATCAGCTCGGAGTATCAGAGGACGCTGTAACTATGGAAGCATCATTTATTGATGATTTGGAAGCAGATTCTCTTGACATTGTTGAATTAATGATGGCTCTTGAAGAAGAATTCGACATAGAGATTCCTGATGAGGATGCTGAAAAGATTACAGCGGTTAAAGATGCTGTTGAATACATTAAAGAACATCAAGACTAA